The sequence ATTACTCGAAACACCCGAAATTTCAGTACAATTCCACTGCAGTTTTTTCGGTTTCTCACTCAACCCTATAGTAACATTTGAAAGACAAAATCCGGTAAACGGGTCACCATCAATTCCACCCATATTCCCAGCCATTTTCACATCTTTAGCAACCACATTCCTGTAATTAATCCCGTCAACTTTCGGGAGTGCGTTTGGGTCGTACCCGGGATCCGGGTGCTGCCCATATGACCCAGTCGTCCAAAAAACATACTTCATCGTTTGCAAATTCATTCGGTCCACAAATATGTCTGTAATGTATGCTCCCCTACCAGGAGCAGTTTTAATTCTAACTGCAGATTCGGTATTAATCGCTGAAATATCTTCGGCTCTGATGTTTTTTATCCCGCCTGACATTTCACTTCCGAGTGCAATCATTGCACTATCGGGCGAAATGCAAGTTAGTCTCCTGATGATCATTTGTTCGGTTGGCATCCCGAATTTAATCCCGTATTCGTCCCATCCACTTTTTATAGCTACACAATCGTCACCTGATACTATGAACACATCCTGAATCTTTACATTTTTACAAGAATCTGCAAAAACAGAACGTTTGTTATGTGCAGGATTCGTAAATTTTTTACCTTTGGCCCATTTTAGGCGTAACATAATTTGATTTAGAGCCCGTtcgtttttttttttcttattaagtTTTGTTGACTGAATTAATATAAGATGTATGTGAGAAATAAgtgattaatatataagtattgttTATTTTGAATTACGGTCTGAATATACAAAATTACCAAATTAACCCTCTATGTAGGGTAGTTAAAAACTTAAAACTTGAAAAGGAGTgataaattttgaaaaataatgACCTAAATGTAGATTCACATTTATTTGAATTTTATTCATTAAGACGCGTCTTATTTAATAAGTCAAAAACAAACACCCGTTAATGACTCTCTATATTAAGTTCTATTCTCTTAAGCCCATTAATtcaaaatcaaacaacgccttattttttttataagtaaaTAAGTTGATGGGTCAATATTGTTTTATGTGGTTTTATCACTTTAAACTCTTATATAAAATGTTACAGCTGAAAAGGGTAGACTGATACAAACCTGGATTGATTCCATCTGTATTAGGAGAATCTACGGGTGCTCGAATGGTTAAATCTTGAATTATAATATCACTGCAAATATGGttcaaacttgtattacatttcaCATTAAAGGATTTAAACAAAACATTGTATGATTAATGCCACTCGATTAATCAACCAACCTGCTATAAACAGGATGAACAAACCAAGAAGGCGAGTCAATCAAAGTGAGGTTGGATATTTGAATTTGGTTCGAATATATTAACTCAATCAGGTACGGTCTTGTATACTTTAATTTCTTTTTATGAAACTTTTTCCACCATAACGAACCTTGCCCGTCAATCGTACCATTATAACCTTCAAGAACAAGACTGTACACATCAGTCTATTTTATATGTTAGTTAAACAACATCAAATTTATGAAACTTTCAACAACATATTGTgacatgtacatatttattattataaaataagatATGTAAGATCATATTGTTGTGATTAAAAATATACCTGTAATAATAACATCAGTAAGATGTGATCCACCTATAAGACTGTTAAACCTTCCTCCAGGTCCATCTCTTCCATGACCATATGAAGGCAGTGGTTCAACTACCGGATACTCCGCCTCATCCTGCGCCCAAAATCATTTTTAattaattgaataataataataatttgtctaaATTATAGGCATGTCATTTACACTACTAAATTTGATAAATTTACGACAACTGTGCATTAAGTAGTTGTTGTACAAGTAATTAATGCATAATTGTCATATTCGTCAAATTCAATAATGAAAAATATCATTACCCTAAAATTATAGTTTACACTACTATTTTGTTGTTGCATAaaaaaataactttattaaaaaagaATGAGATGACTAGTTTCCCAAACCTTAATTATCCTGCCATTAatgtactacctccgtctcattccaatagggcagtattccattttgggctgtcccattctgatagtccacttccataaatagaaaggaaagaagatatttcattggtgtatctggagagagaagatatttcattggtggagaaatgaagttagtgggatttcctaaaactgcgtgttttttgtctgtggactattggaatgagacggagggagtaaaaGTTTTCAAGTCAAAAGTGTCTTAAATTATTTATCTTTTTGATTATGACTGATATATCGACTACATCAATGGTAAATTGGTGTTACTCTAATTATGAAGTATAAACTGCATGTGAATATTATATACTCgtattaattatgttatgttaaCTACACCTATAAAATTTATTTAATGTAACAATCTTCAAttgcatttatttatttatttatttatttatgaacaGTTATTACGTAGTTGTTAGTCATTACGTATATACCTGAGAGGCAAGAATAACTGCACCGAATTGGATGAACAGTGTGAAATGGTTGGTAAGATTGAAACTACCAGTTAGCCATTTTCCGGGTGGCACAATAAGTTGTGCCCCACCGTTGTCTGCAAACTGACTAAGATTCTTCACAGCGTTTTGAAAAACTGCCGTGTTTGAAGTTTGTCCATCACCATTGCCTCCAAAATCTGTCAAAAAAGCGGTATGTTTTCGACAGTTTATTGCAGGATAAGTTACTTCAGATCCAGATAACACATGTATTCGGCATTCAGTAAAGGAGATCAACTGCAATACTCCAATAAGCAACAAAGCCACGGTGAAATTCTACaaacaaatttaaatttaaattattagaaaaggaaagaaagatttaaaaataAAGAATGAAAGGATGGAAGAATGAGGAGATAGATACAGTTGAAATGGCCATGGTTACTTATGAGATCATGAGTATACTGTTTGAGAGGTAAGATATTTATAGGCAAGGTTTTACATAAagaattttattttatatttatgaaTGAAAAAAAGGTAGTTAatgcataataaataataataattgcaaTACAATACAATATCACCTAGCATAAAAATATTACGTTCATATTCTAACGGGCTTTGTCAAGGTAATTGTACATTTAATGTCATGGCTGAGACTAACGTGGCTCTttcaggtggatcctgatgttctgctgacgcctcgacatccgcaggtaattctgctaggtaatcagcaagtatttgacccttaaccgcactgcgcgaagagaaatttatttcatgttcacctaattcaactgcccacttagccattcggccagaaatctcaggcttgtataacacctgaaagaaaaatgattgcgttagtcaatgcggtaaccccggtcattgccgcaaagtaggcgtttaccaacctgtttgattggttgatcagttagaaccacgattggatgtgcttgaaaatat comes from Rutidosis leptorrhynchoides isolate AG116_Rl617_1_P2 chromosome 4, CSIRO_AGI_Rlap_v1, whole genome shotgun sequence and encodes:
- the LOC139840787 gene encoding probable polygalacturonase, producing the protein MAISTNFTVALLLIGVLQLISFTECRIHVLSGSEVTYPAINCRKHTAFLTDFGGNGDGQTSNTAVFQNAVKNLSQFADNGGAQLIVPPGKWLTGSFNLTNHFTLFIQFGAVILASQDEAEYPVVEPLPSYGHGRDGPGGRFNSLIGGSHLTDVIITGYNGTIDGQGSLWWKKFHKKKLKYTRPYLIELIYSNQIQISNLTLIDSPSWFVHPVYSSDIIIQDLTIRAPVDSPNTDGINPDSCKNVKIQDVFIVSGDDCVAIKSGWDEYGIKFGMPTEQMIIRRLTCISPDSAMIALGSEMSGGIKNIRAEDISAINTESAVRIKTAPGRGAYITDIFVDRMNLQTMKYVFWTTGSYGQHPDPGYDPNALPKVDGINYRNVVAKDVKMAGNMGGIDGDPFTGFCLSNVTIGLSEKPKKLQWNCTEISGVSSNVTPQTCDAFPDNGSMECEYPLDTVPVDTVELKTCSFTTANLIL